One genomic region from Cryptococcus gattii WM276 chromosome C, complete sequence encodes:
- a CDS encoding Hypothetical Protein (Similar to TIGR gene model, INSD accession AAW42242.1) — translation MPTDTFLDHKPFLSDSFDVHSYTNAILQGRQYTPDQPQQNNAKEDNDKADPDVSAELARLNYGIEDVTKQLRQEITASHLLLLNHLTTSLSLSSHLSPIRSSLISLSASIDRLHSKIHTPYTNLSTLVRRQQNLRQIKDIARRASRFVIVARRLETQLERMGNAPEEDGEKDKTERRGELAKAALSCAELDSLLKDQSNEPGDDTSSIRLLDIDFVRAYSPLISRARDTVIEEMETMVFTGLQELNQTLLSSALQTAHNLRLLPDLVSNLLDDLNDAVTLRVTKAFDVSAIGKERLERVMDDVANCCIKVYTLEKVLRVKRDTLTQVEFFDEVMKRLDEKPSFTYWTTLAKAFETQTKEAAKSSSWLQQALSVGYPKLLRLFHDFFSRIAVHTDTVYTQEHQSPEAVLVLRSISSFETLYLSRSTNRMGDVVASAVEQYLSARGNPPGPSDGVSVARTMTNELDSARFDPLLVRTVARNAAKILDGFIQTLDGMLIEDFTATSLIGPNATSAQQVNAQLVGCLYHCWLNLAYIEYDHTGKVWEILSPSINSLETTYRRITNSLDVAFRKEIISTLARIHRVNFNTSVDPLAMGMDARGGSPYMQDLVDKIGFVRSQIMGRMSLGEYMKAWVLDLSKFILRTFLLHASITRPMGESGALKLTGDMTELEMGVTNLLSTGKIQGTKDSVKVEQVGDEYVALRTFRTLLFANLESLANPVETVHIPPLIVLHHIIVRSPLLLPHEFHGWSESEYVLWIEKHKDEKEQWELVERTVEDQHVTHNEEEMKVNIYVKLIKEILAHARHDEQLSA, via the exons ATGCCCACAGATACTTTTCTTG ATCACAAGCCCTTCCTCTCTGATTCCTTCGACGTCCACTCATACACCAATGCCATCCTCCAGGGAAGACAATATACACCTGACCAGCCTCAGCAGAACAATGCCAAGGAGGACAATGATAAGGCCGACCCAGATGTCAGCGCTGAACTAGCAAGGTTGAACTATGGCATT GAAGATGTGACAAAGCAGCTACGGCAAGAG ATCACTGCTTCACATTTGCTTCTTCTAAACCATCTCACAACGTCACTTTCCCTATCATCTCACCTTTCTCCGATCCGTTCGTCTTTGATATCGTTATCTGCATCCATCGATCGACTACACTCCAAGATCCACACTCCCTATACCAATCTTTCAACTCTTGTAAGACGACAGCAGAATTTGAGGCAAATCAAAGATATTGCCCGACGCGCCAGTCGGTTTGTTATCGTCGCCCGTCGGCTAGAGACGCAGCTCGAACGGATGGGAAATGCCCcagaggaagatggagaaaaggaCAAAACTgaaaggagaggagaaCTGGCCAAAGCCGCTCTTAGCTGTGCAGAGCTTGACTCCTTACTAAAGGATCAAAGTAATGAACCAGGGGACGACACATCGTCCATAAGGCTATTGGATATTGACTTCGTCAGAGCCTATTCTCCTTTGATAAGCAGAGCCAGAGATACGGTGATAGAAGAAATGGAGACTATGGTCTTTACTGGACTGCAGGAGCTC AACCAAACTCTCTTGTCGTCCGCTCTTCAAACCGCACATAATCTTCGGCTTCTACCCGACCTTGTCTCAAACTTGTTGGACGACTTGAATGATGCTGTAACTCTAAGAGTGACCAAGGCTTTTGATGTGTCAGCAATAGGCAAAGAA AGACTTGAACGCGTCATGGATGATGTGGCCAATTGTTGCATCAAGGTTTATACCTTGGAGAAGGTTTTGCGGGTAAAAAGAGATACCCTAACACAGGTGGAATTTTTTGACGAAGTAATGAAG AGACTAGATGAGAAGCCCAGCTTTACCTATTGGACCACTTTGGCAAAGGCTTTTGAGACACAAACTAAAGAAGCGGCAAAAT CATCGTCGTGGTTGCAACAGGCTCTCAGTGTAGGGTATCCCAAGTTATTACGACTGTTTCACGATTTTTTCTCGAGGATTGCAGTTCATACAGACACTGTTTATACCCAGGAACATCAGAG TCCCGAAGCAGTACTTGTCCTCCGCTCTATCTCGTCTTTTGAAACTCTCTACCTTTCGCGGTCTACTAATCGTATGGGCGACGTTGTAGCGTCAGCGGTTGAGCAATACCTTTCTGCTCGCGGAAATCCACCAGGTCCAAGCGATGGTGTCAGTGTTGCGAGGACTATGACCAATGAACTGGACTCGGCACGGTTTGATCCCCTGCTCGTGAGAACAGTGGCTAGGAATGCAGCCAAGATATTGGACGGATTTATCCAAACACTCGACGGAATG TTGATCGAAGACTTTACCGCCACAAGTCTAATCGGACCGAACGCCACATCGGCGCAGCAGGTCAACGCCCAACTGGTTGGATGCCTCTACCATTGCTGGCTGAACTTGGCGTACATCGAGTATGACCATACAGGTAAAGTGTGGGAAATTCTGAGCCCTTCTATAAAT TCACTCGAAACGACCTATAGGCGCATCACCAACTCCCTTGATGTAGCTTTTCGCAAAGAAATTATTTCAACTCTTGCTCGCATTCACCGTGTGAACTTTAACACATCGGTAGATCCGTTAGCAATGGGAATGGATGCCAGAGGTGGAAGCCCATATATGCAAGATTTGGTCGATAAGATTGGATTTGTTAGAAGTCAGATTATGGGGAGAATGAGCTTGGGAGAATACATGAAAGCGTG GGTTCTGGATTTGAGCAAATTTATCCTTCGAACCTTCCTCCTGCACGCAAGTATAACCCGTCCTATGGGAGAAAGTGGAGCGCTTAAACTCACCGGGGACATGACCGAGCTGGAGATGGGTGTGACTAATCTTTTGAGCACGGGTAAGATACAAGGAACAAAAGATAGCGTTAAGGTCGAGCAAGTGGGGGACGAGTATGTCGCGTTGCGGACATTTCG AACGCTTCTCTTTGCCAATCTCGAATCCCTGGCCAACCCAGTCGAAACGGTCCACATTCCTCCCCTCATTGTCCTCCACCATATTATCGTCCGTTCACCTTTACTTCTGCCTCATGAATTTCATGGATGGTCAGAGAGTGAGTATGTTCTCTGGATCGAGAAACAcaaagatgaaaaggaaCAATGGGAGCTAGTTGAAAGGACTGTGGAGGATCAGCACGTGACACAtaatgaagaagaaatgaagGTGAACATTTATGTTAAACTGATCAAGGAGATACTGGCACATGCCAGGCATGATGAACAATTGTCGGCGTAA
- a CDS encoding Hypothetical protein (Similar to TIGR gene model, INSD accession AAW42243.1; CNC02570): MPKEHIRKRGKRKTKINDDDPLQPTTHVIEPEPSASTGIHPARAAMLAGQPIPVQAPSTIQDAQPDDDEGDEEAQNQWTRGPRVDSEFPFGILDPDVKAYFKSIEEQIKDWEGVSSAGEEREDRQNFLSSVLSELRGHELSAATDPETSIILERLMPSLSDWGRRVIGDSFGDKWEELIRHRFGSHVVQTWMTLAADTLDRESKDIWPPQQTKEDPLAGRLPTMTSLFSSVISTLLPSIHRLISSPYASPPLRLLLLILTPCRVLPALGTEETANEGLIRSKKSDKWRKTQHVKGKSILGDDRSTSQSSNRALPDDLQPYRKEIRQALMEGLGEAEWKAMGVDAVGSPTVQLILEFEVDEGDAEKEGSLFDVLTEGMVTHICTNNQSVFEARPYLLSLITSQTGTRLSESILSLAPQKVFDAIWSTYFVGKLGKLAGHPYANFVVAKGVSRLEFGDIGKLIEEVLGNSGGRGLIKQA; encoded by the exons ATGCCCAAGGAACATATCAGGAAGCggggaaagagaaagacAAAGATAAACGACGACGATCCTCTCCAACCCACCACCCATGTCATAGAACCAGAGCCCTCAGCGTCCACGGGTATCCACCCAGCCAGAGCTGCTATGCTTGCTGGGCAACCCATTCCTGTACAGGCTCCTTCTACCATTCAAGATGCTCAACCGGATGACGACGAAGGAGACGAAGAGGCCCAAAATCAGTGGACTAGAGGCCCTAGAGTGGACTCTGAATTTCCTTTCGGAATTTTAGATCCAGATGTCAAGGCGTATTTCAAGAGCATTGAAGAGCAAATCAAGGATTGGGAAGGAGTTTCTTCCGCTGGAGAGGAGCGTGAAG ATCGCCAAAATTTCCTGTCCTCTGTCCTTTCTGAACTTCGAGGGCATGAGCTTTCAGCAGCGACGGACCCTGAAActtccatcatcctcgAACGTCTTATGCCCTCATTAAGTGACTGGGGTCGTAGGGTTATTGGTGACTCTTTTGGCGACAAATGGGAAGAACTTATCCGCCATAGGTTTGGAAGTCACGTTGTCCAGACGTGGATGACTTTGGCCGCCGATACATTGGATCGCGAG TCCAAAGACATTTGGCCTCCTCAGCAGACCAAGGAAGACCCCTTGGCCGGCCGACTGCCAACCATGACATCCCTATTTTCTTCGGTCATTTCCACCCTGCTTCCATCAATTCATCGACtcatttcttctccttACGCAtcccctcctcttcgtctccTCCTGCTCATCCTAACGCCCTGCAGAGTTCTTCCAGCTCTTGGGACTGAGGAAACTGCGAATGAAGGCTTGATTCGAAGCAAAAAGTCAGACAAATGGAGAAAGACTCAACATGTCAAAGGAAAGAGTATCTTAGGTGATGACCGATCCACCTCCCAGTCGTCAAACCGTGCGTTACCGGACGATCTTCAGCCATATAGGAAGGAGATACGCCAAGCCCTTATGGAAGGTCTTGGTGAGGCGGAATGGAAGGCCATGGGAGTTGATGCCGTTGGCTCCCCAACCGTTCAGCTCATCCTTGAGTTTGAAGTGGATGAGGGAGATGCAGAAAAAGAAGGGTCTTTGTTTGATGTACTTACCGAGGGCATGGTAACCCATATTTGCACCAACAATCAATCAGTTTTCGAAGCTCGACCATACCTTCTTTCTCTGATCACGTCACAAACTGGCACTCGCTTGAGCGAATCCATTCTGTCTCTAGCACCTCAAAAGGTCTTTGATGCCATTTGGAGCACGTATTTTGTTGGAAAATTGGGTAAACTGGCTGGTCATCCTTACGCAAACTTTGTGGT